Proteins encoded by one window of Actinocorallia herbida:
- a CDS encoding SpvB/TcaC N-terminal domain-containing protein, whose product MSHADLLGQDGGHARGDRLSRGPEAPAVTLPKGGGAIRGLGEKFAANPVTGTGTVTVPIATSQGRSGLDPELSLAYDSGSGNGAFGFGWSLSLPSISRKTDRGLPTYTDSDVFLLSGAEDLVPLHGPDDTTTDPRFAIRRHRPRIDDLYARIERWTRLADGDTHWRVITQDNLLSLYGGDPESRIADPENPARVYSWLLGETRDDKGNVVRYRYVKEDGLGVDLARPSERNRGAADDPRRSANRYLKRVEYGNRRPLLTEDGRRPRFLADLPADRVADAGFMFEVVFDYGEHDPDDPAPRDRGAWTFREDPFSSYRAGFEVRTTRRCQRILTFHHIPGGDLGCDGLVRSTDLAYSASEETGSGYSLLRSVTQTGHRRAGERLLRRSLPPLEFEYSSPVGPRLVQEIDPGMLRHLPAGVDPAAYQWVDLNGEGVPGILTEQAGAWFYTRNLSPAGTGSVWFAPTRQVDPRPRPGLDGGRAAFMDLAGDGRPDLVVLDGPMPGLYERDDAEGWLPFRPFDSSPRRALTGDEVRMIDLDGDGRPDVLVLEDDAFVRYPSLGEAGFGRALRVPVPSDEERGPRLVFANRNRAVHFADLSGDGLLDLARIENGEICYWPNLGHGRFGAKVTMDGAPLLDHPEQFDQRRVRLADIDGTGTADLVYLHRDGVRLYYNRSGNGWSPARPLDGFPPIGSAASIQVTDLLGDGTSCLLWSSPLPDDGGHRMRYVRLTGERKPYLLIKTVNNLGVETLADYAPSTRFALQDESEGRPWRTRLPFPVHVVTRVETRDRIGRNRFVTRYAYHDGFFDGAEREFRGFGTVDQWDTEEIGALTGAADEDAAAHLPPVLTRTWFHTGDTARLPVGSLSPALPEGLPPEEEREARRALKGTMARQEIYAQDGDPRQEHPYSVVEHGFTVRLEQRRGAAGHAVFTVHPAETFERLHERDPDDPRVRHSIVLETDPCGNPLKEVVIGYGRRRPSPLPHTADQDRQNTPLLTYTENRRTEPIDLPDDHLTPLPAETRVFELTGYPRNGPVHRPGDFVDAGLQPIFEAEIGYEETAHGVRRRRLIEWTRVLYRADDLSALLPLGRLEPRALPGETYTLALTDGLLGRVLQRDGVALLPDPDTVLRGPGGDRGGYLPGRDLMAGGLFPATDPDGLWWVPSGQVFLSPDAGDTAAQELAHAREHFFLPCRTRDPFGGLGLIRYDDHDLLVVETRDAVGNRVTAQGNDYRVLQPGQVTDPNGNRTQVAYDALGFVVATAVCGRPGENAGDSLDGLDPDLTEAQIAGLLDSPGTGAHALLGRASSRLVYDMFGYLRTADLPDPRPAAVCVLTRETHDADLPPGTPTRIGFALDYSDGLGRIIQRKERSAPGPVMDGGPVADPRWTVSGWTVLNNKGLPVRTFEPFFSATHRFESGAAVGVGPVTFYDPLGRVVAVVHPDHTYEKLVFDPWRHLTWDRNDTVLADPRTDRDISGYVAGFFAGLPGWRTWHAERGNGDLGPVERAAAVKAAAHADTPTAVHLDVLGRPFLTVADCGGRPLTTRTALDIEGNRRAVEDLIGPDGLGRVVLRRAYDLMGATIFEHGADSGARWMIGDVLGLPLRSWDQRGHGFHTEYDGLRRPLRTFVDAVLIERLVYGEQHPEATARNLRGAVHLRLDRSGAVETEVFDFKGNPLRTVHRLASGSRVADLDGTGVLDLAEVEAALSGFLEPARHQASTTYDALDRPVTVTSPHTPEMAAAVVRYSYDRAGQVQRVDVDLGSTGVETPFVTAVDYDAHGRRTRIVHGNGVTTSYTYDPRTFRLVRMLSTRDGGRLQDLGYTYDPVGNVVHIRDDAQQQIFFANQVVEPSTEYTYDAVYRLIEATGREHLGQNLAPVPHSADDALRVRLPHPGDGGAMARYLEKYEYDDAGNLLAMRHVGGSGWTRRFAYAEPGTNRLTGTTTGQGEAEPYTYDAHGNLTRLPHLSGGTDPNLFWDHDDRLRSADLGDAGSVAYTYDADGRRVRKRSDTLSGGSEERVYLGDLEIHRRIRGDKTVVRETLHVMVGAVRVAMVETRTSGQDRGPDRLIRYQLADHRGSACLELDDQARIISYEEYTPYGSTSYQAVAGQTETPKRYRFTGRERDEETGLGYHGARYYAPWLARWTSCDPDGLGDGTNVYRYAHDDPIGIIDPAGTEGTPILTPSGQPTSMTWLDADEGKTSSVPSASLTGPSTVTTGRRALPAAPPPAAPAKPSEPEVSDPEALRRAEGMGHIEAGDVVQFGKGLWNGPASWVDAPQFEVDEHYAGAAEVGKELGKNLVIEAGTAGVGKAVEVATPFLRRAVRAPAFMFVGAGGVGGGLEAGQAGAKAVNVTKSAETAKNAVQAARVADKIAESGQAAKSAVKAAESGSAAASVRPDVPLHKIIPIDRTGTRAGKAYAPKVNPKPGAYRGVTPKMRKEAQRIGEKYNGPGKYDVGHRAPLSQTPAGERVRLSAEAAAQNRSEGRAIAEANAQRRKAGLYTRR is encoded by the coding sequence GTGTCGCATGCAGATCTCCTCGGGCAGGACGGCGGCCACGCGCGCGGGGACCGGCTTTCCCGCGGGCCGGAAGCCCCGGCGGTGACGCTGCCGAAGGGCGGCGGGGCCATCCGTGGCCTGGGCGAGAAGTTCGCGGCGAATCCCGTGACCGGCACCGGGACGGTGACGGTGCCGATCGCCACGAGCCAGGGCAGGTCCGGGCTCGATCCCGAACTCTCCCTGGCCTACGACTCGGGTTCCGGCAACGGCGCCTTCGGATTCGGCTGGAGCCTGTCCCTTCCCTCGATCAGCCGCAAGACCGACCGGGGCCTGCCGACCTACACGGACTCGGACGTCTTTCTGCTCTCCGGAGCCGAGGATCTGGTACCGCTGCACGGGCCGGACGACACGACCACCGATCCGCGGTTCGCCATCCGGCGCCACCGGCCGAGGATCGACGACCTGTACGCCAGGATCGAGCGCTGGACCCGGCTCGCGGACGGCGACACGCACTGGCGCGTCATCACCCAGGACAACCTGCTGTCGCTGTACGGCGGAGATCCAGAGTCGAGGATCGCCGACCCGGAGAACCCCGCCCGCGTCTACTCCTGGCTGCTCGGCGAGACCCGCGACGACAAGGGCAACGTGGTCCGCTACCGCTACGTGAAGGAGGACGGGCTGGGGGTCGACCTCGCCCGCCCGTCGGAGCGGAACCGGGGAGCCGCCGACGATCCGCGCCGTTCCGCCAACCGGTATCTCAAGCGCGTCGAGTACGGGAACCGCCGTCCGCTGCTGACCGAGGACGGGCGCCGGCCCCGTTTCCTCGCCGATCTCCCCGCCGACCGCGTGGCGGACGCCGGATTCATGTTCGAAGTGGTCTTCGACTACGGCGAGCACGACCCGGACGACCCGGCGCCGCGGGACCGGGGTGCGTGGACGTTCCGGGAGGACCCCTTCTCGTCCTACCGCGCGGGGTTCGAGGTGCGCACCACCCGCCGCTGCCAACGAATCCTGACCTTTCACCACATTCCCGGCGGAGACCTGGGCTGTGACGGCCTGGTTCGCTCCACCGACCTGGCCTACTCCGCGTCCGAGGAGACGGGTTCCGGGTACAGCCTTTTGCGCTCGGTCACCCAGACCGGCCACCGGCGCGCGGGGGAGCGCCTCCTCCGGCGAAGCCTCCCGCCCCTGGAGTTCGAGTACTCCAGCCCGGTCGGCCCCCGGCTCGTCCAGGAGATCGACCCGGGCATGCTGCGCCACCTGCCGGCCGGCGTGGACCCCGCCGCGTACCAGTGGGTCGACCTGAACGGGGAGGGCGTTCCCGGCATTCTCACCGAGCAGGCAGGCGCCTGGTTCTACACGCGCAACCTGAGTCCCGCCGGAACCGGATCCGTGTGGTTCGCGCCGACGCGGCAGGTGGACCCCAGACCGCGACCAGGGCTGGACGGCGGCCGTGCCGCGTTCATGGACCTGGCCGGCGACGGCAGGCCCGACCTCGTCGTGCTCGACGGCCCCATGCCCGGCCTCTACGAACGTGACGACGCGGAGGGATGGCTTCCCTTCCGTCCGTTCGACTCCTCGCCCCGTCGCGCGCTCACCGGCGACGAGGTGCGGATGATCGACCTGGACGGGGACGGCCGCCCGGACGTGCTGGTGCTCGAGGACGACGCGTTCGTCCGGTACCCGTCCCTCGGCGAAGCCGGTTTCGGTCGTGCGCTGCGGGTGCCCGTGCCGTCCGACGAGGAGCGCGGTCCCCGCCTGGTGTTCGCAAACCGGAACCGGGCGGTCCACTTCGCCGACCTGAGCGGCGATGGCCTCCTCGATCTCGCCAGGATCGAGAACGGGGAGATCTGCTACTGGCCCAACCTCGGCCACGGCAGGTTCGGCGCCAAGGTGACCATGGACGGCGCGCCGCTGCTCGATCATCCCGAGCAGTTCGACCAGCGGCGCGTACGGCTCGCCGACATCGACGGCACGGGTACCGCCGACCTCGTCTACCTGCACCGCGACGGAGTTCGGCTCTACTACAACCGGTCGGGCAATGGCTGGAGCCCGGCCCGGCCTCTAGACGGGTTCCCCCCGATCGGCTCCGCGGCGTCGATCCAGGTCACCGACCTGCTGGGCGACGGAACCTCGTGCCTGCTGTGGTCCTCGCCGCTGCCGGACGACGGCGGACACCGGATGCGCTACGTGCGGCTTACCGGTGAGCGCAAGCCGTACCTGCTCATCAAGACGGTCAACAACCTCGGCGTCGAGACCCTCGCCGACTACGCGCCCTCCACGAGATTCGCGCTCCAGGACGAGTCGGAGGGCCGCCCGTGGCGCACGCGGCTGCCGTTCCCCGTCCATGTGGTGACGCGGGTGGAGACCAGGGACCGGATCGGCCGCAACCGGTTCGTCACCAGGTACGCCTACCACGACGGCTTCTTCGACGGCGCGGAGCGCGAGTTCCGCGGCTTCGGGACGGTGGACCAGTGGGACACCGAAGAGATCGGCGCCCTCACCGGCGCCGCCGACGAGGACGCCGCCGCGCACCTGCCGCCCGTCCTCACCCGCACCTGGTTCCACACCGGCGACACCGCAAGGCTCCCGGTCGGATCGCTCTCTCCTGCGCTACCGGAAGGGCTGCCGCCAGAGGAGGAACGCGAGGCCCGCCGCGCGCTCAAGGGCACGATGGCACGCCAGGAGATCTATGCCCAGGACGGCGACCCCAGGCAGGAGCATCCCTACAGTGTCGTCGAGCACGGCTTCACCGTCCGGCTGGAACAGCGCAGGGGCGCCGCCGGGCACGCGGTGTTCACCGTGCATCCCGCCGAGACCTTCGAGCGCCTGCACGAGCGCGACCCCGACGACCCGCGCGTGCGGCACTCGATCGTGCTGGAGACCGACCCGTGCGGCAATCCGCTCAAGGAGGTGGTGATCGGCTACGGGCGACGCCGTCCCTCGCCGCTGCCGCACACCGCGGACCAGGACCGGCAGAACACCCCGCTGCTCACCTACACCGAGAACCGCCGCACCGAGCCGATCGATCTCCCGGACGACCACCTCACCCCGCTGCCCGCCGAGACCCGCGTCTTCGAGCTGACGGGATATCCGCGGAACGGGCCGGTCCACCGGCCCGGCGACTTCGTCGATGCGGGCCTCCAGCCGATCTTCGAAGCGGAGATCGGGTACGAGGAGACCGCGCACGGTGTCAGGAGGCGCCGCCTGATCGAATGGACCCGCGTCCTGTACCGCGCCGACGACCTGTCCGCGCTCCTGCCGCTCGGCCGGCTCGAGCCCCGGGCGCTGCCGGGCGAGACGTACACCCTGGCGCTCACGGACGGGCTGCTCGGCCGCGTCCTCCAGCGCGACGGCGTCGCGCTGCTCCCCGACCCCGACACCGTCCTGCGCGGCCCGGGAGGCGACCGCGGCGGGTACCTGCCCGGCCGGGACCTGATGGCCGGCGGCCTCTTTCCCGCCACCGACCCCGATGGGCTCTGGTGGGTCCCGTCCGGGCAGGTCTTCCTGTCGCCCGACGCCGGAGACACCGCCGCGCAGGAACTCGCGCACGCCCGCGAGCACTTCTTCCTGCCGTGCCGGACCAGGGACCCCTTCGGCGGCCTGGGCCTCATCCGGTATGACGACCACGACCTGCTCGTCGTCGAGACGCGCGACGCGGTGGGCAACCGGGTCACTGCGCAGGGGAACGACTACCGGGTCCTGCAGCCCGGCCAGGTGACCGATCCCAATGGGAACCGCACCCAGGTCGCCTACGACGCGCTCGGGTTCGTGGTCGCGACCGCGGTGTGCGGCAGACCGGGCGAGAACGCGGGTGACTCACTCGACGGGCTCGACCCGGACCTGACCGAGGCGCAGATCGCCGGGCTGCTCGACTCGCCGGGGACCGGCGCGCACGCCCTGCTCGGCCGGGCGAGCAGCCGGCTGGTCTACGACATGTTCGGCTACCTGCGGACCGCCGATCTACCGGACCCGCGGCCCGCGGCGGTCTGCGTCCTCACCAGGGAGACGCACGACGCCGACCTGCCCCCCGGCACGCCGACGCGGATCGGGTTCGCCCTCGACTACTCCGACGGGCTGGGCAGGATCATCCAGCGCAAGGAGCGGTCGGCGCCCGGCCCGGTGATGGACGGCGGACCCGTGGCCGACCCGCGCTGGACCGTAAGCGGCTGGACCGTCCTCAACAACAAGGGCCTGCCCGTCCGCACCTTCGAGCCCTTCTTCAGCGCCACTCACCGGTTCGAGTCCGGCGCTGCGGTCGGCGTCGGGCCCGTCACGTTCTACGACCCGCTGGGCCGCGTCGTCGCCGTCGTGCATCCCGACCACACGTACGAGAAGCTCGTCTTCGACCCCTGGCGGCACCTCACCTGGGACCGGAACGACACGGTGCTCGCCGACCCTCGGACCGATCGCGATATCTCCGGGTATGTCGCTGGGTTCTTCGCGGGTCTGCCCGGGTGGCGGACCTGGCACGCCGAGCGCGGGAACGGAGATCTCGGCCCGGTCGAACGCGCCGCCGCCGTCAAGGCCGCCGCCCATGCGGACACCCCGACCGCGGTCCACCTCGACGTGCTCGGCAGGCCCTTCCTGACCGTCGCCGATTGCGGGGGACGCCCGCTGACCACGCGGACGGCCCTCGACATCGAAGGCAACCGGCGCGCCGTCGAGGACCTGATCGGACCCGACGGGCTCGGGCGGGTCGTGCTGCGCCGCGCGTACGACCTGATGGGCGCCACGATCTTCGAGCACGGCGCGGACTCCGGGGCCCGCTGGATGATCGGCGACGTCCTCGGCCTGCCGCTGCGCAGCTGGGACCAGCGCGGACACGGCTTCCACACCGAGTACGACGGCCTGCGCCGTCCGCTGCGGACCTTTGTCGACGCCGTGCTGATCGAGCGCCTCGTGTACGGCGAACAGCACCCGGAGGCGACGGCCCGCAATCTGCGGGGCGCGGTCCACCTGCGGCTCGACAGGTCCGGCGCCGTCGAGACCGAGGTGTTCGACTTCAAGGGCAATCCGCTGCGGACCGTCCATCGCCTGGCGAGCGGATCACGGGTCGCCGACCTCGACGGCACCGGGGTGCTCGACCTCGCGGAGGTGGAGGCGGCGCTCTCCGGGTTCCTGGAGCCGGCGCGCCACCAGGCGTCGACCACTTACGACGCGCTCGACCGGCCCGTCACGGTGACCTCGCCGCACACGCCGGAGATGGCGGCCGCGGTAGTCCGGTACTCCTACGACCGGGCCGGACAGGTCCAGCGCGTCGACGTCGATCTCGGGTCCACCGGGGTGGAGACGCCGTTCGTCACCGCGGTCGACTACGACGCGCACGGGCGCCGCACACGGATCGTCCACGGCAACGGGGTGACGACGTCGTACACCTACGATCCGCGGACCTTCCGGCTCGTCCGGATGCTCAGTACCCGGGACGGCGGACGCCTCCAGGACCTCGGCTACACCTATGACCCGGTCGGCAACGTGGTCCACATCCGCGACGACGCCCAGCAGCAGATCTTCTTCGCCAACCAGGTCGTCGAGCCGAGCACCGAGTACACCTACGACGCGGTGTACCGGCTGATCGAGGCGACCGGCCGGGAGCACCTGGGCCAGAACCTCGCGCCCGTCCCGCATTCGGCGGACGACGCGCTGCGGGTGCGGCTGCCCCACCCCGGGGACGGCGGCGCGATGGCGAGATATCTGGAGAAGTACGAATACGACGACGCCGGAAACCTCCTCGCGATGCGGCATGTCGGGGGATCCGGCTGGACCCGTCGGTTCGCCTACGCCGAGCCCGGCACCAACCGGCTGACCGGCACCACCACCGGACAGGGCGAGGCCGAGCCGTACACCTACGACGCACACGGCAACCTGACGCGGTTGCCGCACCTCAGCGGCGGGACCGACCCGAACCTGTTCTGGGACCACGATGATCGGCTGCGGTCGGCCGACCTGGGCGACGCGGGCTCGGTCGCCTACACCTACGACGCGGACGGGCGCCGGGTGCGCAAGCGGTCCGACACGCTGTCCGGCGGGTCGGAGGAGCGCGTCTATCTCGGCGACCTCGAAATCCACCGGCGGATCCGGGGCGACAAGACCGTCGTCCGCGAGACGCTGCACGTGATGGTCGGCGCGGTCCGCGTGGCCATGGTCGAGACGCGCACCTCCGGACAGGACCGCGGGCCGGACCGGCTCATCCGGTACCAGCTCGCCGACCACCGCGGCTCGGCGTGCCTCGAACTCGACGACCAGGCCAGGATCATCTCCTACGAGGAGTACACCCCGTACGGCAGCACCTCCTATCAGGCCGTGGCCGGGCAGACCGAGACCCCCAAGCGCTACCGCTTCACGGGCAGGGAACGCGATGAGGAGACCGGGCTCGGCTACCACGGCGCGCGGTACTACGCGCCATGGCTCGCCCGCTGGACGAGCTGCGACCCGGACGGGCTCGGCGACGGCACGAACGTCTACCGCTACGCGCACGACGATCCGATCGGGATCATCGACCCGGCCGGCACCGAAGGCACCCCGATCCTCACGCCCAGTGGGCAGCCGACCTCGATGACCTGGCTCGACGCCGACGAAGGCAAGACGTCGAGCGTCCCGTCCGCCAGCCTGACCGGGCCGTCCACCGTCACCACGGGCAGACGAGCCCTGCCCGCGGCGCCGCCGCCCGCGGCCCCTGCGAAGCCGTCCGAGCCCGAGGTCTCCGACCCCGAGGCGCTGCGCCGCGCGGAGGGCATGGGCCACATCGAGGCCGGAGACGTCGTCCAGTTCGGCAAGGGACTCTGGAACGGGCCCGCGAGCTGGGTCGACGCTCCGCAGTTCGAGGTGGACGAGCACTACGCCGGCGCGGCCGAAGTCGGCAAGGAGCTCGGCAAGAACCTGGTGATCGAGGCGGGCACGGCCGGCGTGGGCAAGGCCGTGGAGGTCGCCACCCCCTTCCTGCGACGGGCCGTTCGTGCCCCCGCCTTCATGTTCGTCGGCGCGGGCGGCGTGGGCGGTGGCCTGGAGGCCGGACAGGCCGGAGCCAAGGCCGTCAACGTCACCAAGTCGGCGGAGACCGCGAAGAACGCGGTCCAAGCCGCACGTGTGGCCGACAAGATCGCCGAATCCGGGCAGGCGGCGAAAAGTGCTGTCAAAGCCGCTGAAAGCGGCTCTGCCGCCGCCTCCGTCCGCCCCGACGTCCCCCTCCACAAGATCATCCCTATCGACCGCACCGGCACCCGCGCCGGCAAGGCCTACGCCCCCAAGGTCAACCCCAAGCCCGGCGCCTACCGCGGCGTCACCCCCAAAATGCGCAAAGAAGCCCAACGCATCGGCGAGAAGTACAACGGTCCAGGCAAATACGACGTGGGCCACCGCGCTCCCCTCTCCCAAACCCCCGCAGGCGAACGCGTCCGCCTGAGCGCCGAAGCAGCCGCCCAGAACCGCAGCGAAGGCCGAGCCATCGCCGAAGCCAACGCCCAGCGCCGAAAGGCCGGCCTCTACACCCGCCGCTGA
- a CDS encoding MFS transporter, producing MVETLPPEAALPRKTPPGFVPRLALAQFGLYMAVLAPVIGGLSVKIQNLVGVDAAPSQLGLVAGTGAVLAMVCQPLAGRLSDRCASRFGMRRPFLVGGVVTLAVALVVCALAPNVPVLLVAWCAAQGAANFAFAASGATIADHVPDERRGGVSGIVGAVTPVGILVGSVLLSVLPNDVLRFAVPAGVALVLGLWFALRLPDRVRTSPPAEPLGLRTLLTSFVFDPREHPDFGWAWLSKFFIMLGYGALTSYLTLFLAADFGMTDTDDQLAFNAVANAASVLALVLFSLVGGFASDRVGKRKPFIVGGGLLMALALVGVAGTPLLGDAGLTMIIVLEVVLGLGAGLFFAVDNALCLSLLPNPEDTAKDLGVLNIANALPQSLAPFLAGVAVIPLGNALFDGAGYSIWFLVGAVSCALGALLVLRIRSAA from the coding sequence ATGGTCGAGACCCTCCCCCCGGAGGCGGCGCTCCCGCGCAAGACGCCGCCCGGCTTCGTCCCCCGCCTCGCCCTCGCCCAGTTCGGCCTGTACATGGCGGTGCTCGCGCCCGTCATCGGCGGCCTTTCGGTCAAGATCCAGAACCTCGTCGGAGTCGACGCCGCCCCCTCTCAGCTCGGGCTCGTCGCCGGCACCGGCGCGGTGCTCGCCATGGTGTGCCAGCCGCTCGCCGGCCGCCTGTCCGACCGGTGCGCCTCCCGGTTCGGGATGCGGCGCCCGTTCCTCGTCGGCGGGGTCGTCACGCTGGCCGTCGCGCTGGTCGTCTGCGCGCTGGCGCCGAACGTTCCGGTGCTGCTCGTGGCCTGGTGCGCGGCGCAGGGCGCGGCGAACTTCGCCTTCGCCGCCTCGGGCGCCACGATCGCCGACCACGTCCCGGACGAGCGCCGCGGCGGCGTCTCCGGCATCGTCGGCGCGGTGACGCCGGTCGGCATCCTGGTGGGCTCGGTCCTGCTGTCGGTGCTGCCGAACGACGTCCTGCGCTTCGCCGTGCCCGCCGGGGTGGCCCTCGTCCTCGGCCTGTGGTTCGCGCTCCGGCTGCCCGACCGCGTCCGCACGTCGCCCCCGGCCGAGCCGCTCGGGCTGCGCACCCTGCTCACCTCGTTCGTGTTCGACCCGCGCGAGCACCCCGACTTCGGCTGGGCGTGGCTGAGCAAGTTCTTCATCATGCTCGGCTACGGTGCGCTGACCAGCTACCTCACCCTGTTCCTCGCCGCGGACTTCGGCATGACCGACACCGACGACCAGCTCGCCTTCAACGCCGTCGCCAACGCCGCGAGCGTGCTCGCCCTCGTGCTGTTCAGTTTGGTGGGCGGGTTCGCCTCCGATCGGGTAGGCAAGCGCAAGCCCTTCATCGTCGGCGGCGGGCTGCTCATGGCCCTCGCACTCGTCGGCGTCGCGGGCACGCCCTTGCTCGGCGACGCGGGGCTCACCATGATCATCGTGCTGGAGGTCGTCCTCGGCCTGGGCGCGGGGCTGTTCTTCGCGGTCGACAACGCCCTGTGCCTGAGCCTGCTGCCGAACCCCGAGGACACCGCCAAAGACCTCGGCGTGCTCAACATCGCCAACGCGCTCCCGCAGTCCCTCGCCCCGTTCCTCGCGGGCGTCGCCGTCATCCCGCTCGGCAACGCCCTGTTCGACGGGGCGGGCTACTCGATCTGGTTCCTCGTCGGCGCGGTGTCCTGCGCGCTCGGCGCCCTGCTCGTCCTGCGCATCCGCAGCGCCGCCTGA
- a CDS encoding TetR/AcrR family transcriptional regulator has protein sequence MTPTASAPAPEDPPRGAARSPRSGYAKGRARQTAIIRTAAEYFAHKGFSAATILDIAAACGISRAGLLHYFPDKEALLQAVLEDRDTEDRERFRPYARIPDGLGVLRGMVDLAQHNQLVPGLIELFVRLSAEASDPDHPARPYFAARYARIQDGTALALRRAREAGHVRPAVDPVEAAVRLTALMDGLQAQWLLNRDIAMADHVHTAVLELLTPTGTRTFDALRLPPPPAPLEP, from the coding sequence ATGACCCCCACGGCATCGGCCCCCGCCCCCGAGGACCCGCCCCGTGGCGCCGCCCGGTCCCCCCGAAGCGGTTACGCCAAGGGCAGGGCCCGGCAGACCGCGATCATTCGCACCGCCGCGGAGTACTTCGCGCACAAGGGCTTCAGCGCCGCGACGATCCTCGACATCGCGGCGGCCTGCGGCATCTCCCGGGCCGGCCTCCTGCACTACTTCCCCGACAAGGAAGCCCTGCTCCAGGCCGTCCTGGAGGACCGCGACACCGAGGACCGCGAGCGATTCCGCCCTTATGCCCGGATCCCCGACGGACTGGGCGTCCTGCGCGGCATGGTCGACCTGGCCCAGCACAACCAGCTCGTCCCCGGCCTGATCGAGCTGTTCGTCCGGCTCTCCGCCGAAGCCTCCGACCCCGACCACCCCGCCCGGCCCTACTTCGCCGCCCGCTACGCCCGCATCCAGGACGGCACCGCCCTCGCCTTGCGCCGGGCCCGCGAAGCCGGACACGTCCGCCCGGCCGTCGACCCCGTCGAGGCCGCCGTCCGCCTCACCGCCCTCATGGACGGCCTCCAGGCCCAATGGCTCCTCAACCGCGACATCGCCATGGCCGACCACGTCCACACCGCCGTCCTCGAACTCCTCACCCCCACCGGCACCCGCACCTTCGACGCCCTCCGGCTTCCCCCACCACCGGCGCCGCTCGAGCCCTGA